A region from the Volucribacter amazonae genome encodes:
- the ispH gene encoding 4-hydroxy-3-methylbut-2-enyl diphosphate reductase, with protein sequence MKIILANPRGFCAGVDRAISIVELALEIHGAPIYVRHEVVHNRFVVNGLRERGAIFVEELDEVPDDAIVIFSAHGVSQAVRQEAKRRNLKVFDATCPLVTKVHMQVARASKRGTKAILIGHEGHPEVEGTMGQYDNSEGGIFLVENVEDIAKLGLQSDDNLTFMTQTTLSIDDTVDIIEALKQKYPAIQGPRKNDICYATTNRQQAVRELAKQSDLVLVVGSKNSSNSNRLAELASRMGVKAKLIDGAEDIDPAWLQQVNTIGITAGASAPEVLVQSVVAHLQQLGVTQVEELQGCEENTVFEVPRELRINEVN encoded by the coding sequence ATGAAAATCATTTTAGCCAATCCTCGAGGGTTTTGTGCCGGCGTTGATCGAGCAATAAGCATTGTAGAACTTGCGTTAGAAATTCATGGTGCACCCATTTACGTTCGCCACGAAGTGGTACATAACCGTTTTGTGGTCAATGGATTAAGGGAACGAGGGGCAATTTTTGTAGAGGAACTTGATGAAGTGCCAGATGATGCCATTGTTATTTTTTCGGCACATGGTGTTTCGCAAGCAGTTCGGCAAGAAGCCAAAAGACGCAATCTCAAGGTATTTGATGCCACTTGCCCATTGGTAACCAAAGTACATATGCAAGTGGCTCGTGCTAGTAAACGAGGTACTAAAGCGATTTTAATCGGGCATGAAGGACACCCCGAAGTAGAAGGGACAATGGGGCAATATGACAATAGCGAAGGCGGTATCTTTTTGGTGGAAAATGTGGAAGATATTGCCAAATTAGGCTTGCAAAGTGATGATAACCTTACCTTTATGACCCAAACCACCTTATCCATTGATGATACGGTGGATATTATTGAGGCATTAAAGCAAAAATACCCAGCCATTCAAGGTCCACGCAAAAATGATATTTGTTACGCCACCACCAATCGCCAGCAGGCAGTGCGAGAATTAGCGAAACAATCGGATTTAGTGTTAGTGGTAGGCTCAAAAAATTCCTCTAACTCCAATCGTTTAGCAGAATTAGCTTCTCGTATGGGGGTAAAAGCGAAATTAATTGATGGGGCAGAAGACATTGATCCTGCTTGGCTACAACAAGTCAATACCATCGGCATTACCGCAGGTGCATCAGCCCCTGAAGTGTTGGTACAATCTGTAGTGGCACATTTGCAACAATTAGGGGTAACCCAAGTTGAAGAATTACAAGGTTGTGAAGAAAATACCGTATTTGAAGTGCCGAGAGAACTACGCATTAATGAAGTCAATTAA
- a CDS encoding ComEA family DNA-binding protein → MGIANPSTATTSAQASSLQLNQVNINTATAEQLQKTLIGIGSKKAEAIIQYREKFGAFTAPEQLLEVSGFGKATLEKNRERIVLE, encoded by the coding sequence ATGGGGATCGCCAATCCGTCCACAGCAACAACGTCAGCACAGGCTTCATCGCTTCAGCTCAATCAGGTTAATATTAATACCGCCACCGCAGAACAGCTACAAAAAACCTTAATTGGCATCGGTAGTAAAAAAGCCGAAGCAATCATACAATACCGAGAAAAATTTGGTGCATTTACCGCCCCTGAACAATTATTAGAAGTATCAGGTTTCGGCAAAGCTACCTTAGAAAAGAACCGTGAACGTATTGTGTTGGAGTAA
- a CDS encoding methylated-DNA--[protein]-cysteine S-methyltransferase, which produces MSHQSLTLSLVDTLTQLAPFDHDPYLAWLAKTDCPPKSYLEHPLQSEQELAHYKRFFQQQLPCSLGAFVRLKRLWFLLHHQSSQPYQRLYYAFIDTPIGQMLSIFSEQGLCLLEFIDRKMLETEIKQLMKHFQSSLSLQHTPAVQTLQQQINEYFAQTRQQFSVPLDWVGTAFQQQVWQGLININYGETRAYSEQALALGLTNATRAVANANGKNKIAIIVPCHRVVKKDGELGGYGGGLGRKRYLLALESGVDEGKYSRPTLK; this is translated from the coding sequence ATGTCACATCAATCCCTCACACTCTCTCTTGTAGACACGTTAACCCAGCTTGCCCCTTTTGACCATGATCCTTATCTCGCTTGGCTCGCTAAAACCGATTGTCCGCCGAAATCTTATCTTGAACACCCCTTGCAATCCGAGCAGGAATTAGCGCATTACAAACGTTTTTTTCAACAACAGTTGCCTTGTTCATTAGGGGCGTTTGTTCGCTTAAAACGGCTGTGGTTTTTATTGCATCATCAGTCATCACAACCTTATCAGCGACTTTATTACGCCTTTATTGATACGCCTATCGGACAAATGTTGAGTATTTTTTCTGAACAGGGGCTGTGCTTGCTGGAATTTATTGACCGAAAAATGTTGGAAACCGAAATTAAGCAATTAATGAAGCATTTTCAATCTTCCCTCTCTTTGCAACACACCCCAGCGGTACAAACATTGCAGCAGCAAATCAATGAATATTTTGCTCAAACACGTCAACAATTTAGTGTGCCGTTGGATTGGGTGGGAACAGCGTTTCAGCAACAAGTTTGGCAAGGCTTAATCAATATCAACTACGGCGAAACGCGCGCTTACAGCGAACAAGCGCTGGCTTTAGGGCTGACTAATGCCACGCGCGCAGTAGCGAACGCCAATGGTAAAAACAAAATCGCCATTATTGTTCCTTGTCATCGGGTGGTAAAAAAAGACGGCGAGCTGGGCGGCTATGGCGGTGGATTGGGGCGCAAACGTTATTTGTTAGCGTTGGAAAGCGGGGTTGATGAGGGTAAATATAGTCGCCCCACTTTAAAATAA
- a CDS encoding LysR family transcriptional regulator — protein MDQLTAMRVFVRIVQTESFAKTADQLQMPRSTVSKLMADLENHLHCKLLTRTTRQLSLTAEGQSYYQHAQRLIADIDHADNLIRGQQCQISGLLRVDVPALFAHQSLIPQLPDFAEKYPAIQLNLGIGDRLTDLIGEGVDCVIRAGKLQDLGLIARPLCQLPFVTCASKAYLAKYGIPQNLQALEKHRIVGYFSQQTGKNKALIFEQNGETIEYKTQHYCANEGNGLIAMLQAGLGIGQVFRPYVQAQLDSGELIEVLPDWQHPDLTFYLVYPPNKHQNLRLTAFVEWLMATYRKARE, from the coding sequence ATGGATCAACTAACCGCTATGCGCGTGTTTGTGCGAATTGTGCAAACCGAATCCTTTGCCAAAACCGCCGACCAACTGCAAATGCCACGTTCTACCGTAAGCAAACTGATGGCAGACTTAGAAAATCATCTCCATTGCAAACTGCTCACACGCACCACACGCCAATTAAGCCTTACCGCTGAGGGGCAAAGCTACTATCAACACGCTCAACGGCTTATCGCCGACATTGACCACGCCGACAATTTAATACGTGGACAACAATGCCAAATCAGTGGATTATTACGCGTGGACGTGCCAGCCCTATTCGCCCACCAATCGCTTATCCCCCAATTACCTGACTTTGCAGAAAAATACCCCGCCATACAGCTTAATCTCGGCATCGGAGACCGCCTGACCGACCTGATTGGCGAGGGGGTAGATTGCGTTATTCGTGCAGGAAAATTACAGGATTTAGGGCTAATCGCCCGCCCCCTTTGCCAACTTCCCTTTGTAACCTGTGCCAGCAAAGCCTATTTGGCAAAATACGGCATACCGCAAAACCTACAAGCCCTAGAAAAACACCGCATTGTTGGCTATTTTTCGCAACAAACAGGCAAAAATAAAGCCCTGATTTTTGAACAAAATGGCGAAACCATTGAATACAAAACCCAGCATTATTGTGCCAACGAAGGCAACGGTTTAATCGCCATGCTCCAAGCAGGGCTTGGCATTGGGCAAGTTTTCCGCCCCTATGTGCAAGCGCAACTAGACAGCGGTGAATTGATTGAAGTGCTACCCGACTGGCAACACCCCGACCTTACCTTTTACCTCGTTTACCCTCCCAACAAACACCAAAACCTCCGCCTCACCGCCTTTGTGGAATGGCTAATGGCGACCTATCGGAAAGCAAGGGAATAA
- a CDS encoding GNAT family N-acetyltransferase, producing the protein MIRLATLADIPALNDLLQDILHVHHQARPDIFNASGQKFSETELVERLNDPDNPVFVYELAGQVVGHLFCELSMPTGDVLKPVKTLFIDDLCVASSARGQKIGEQLYQFAVDYAKQQGCYHLTLDVWADNVRAVQFYERLGMKPQKLRMEKIL; encoded by the coding sequence ATGATACGTTTAGCCACTTTAGCGGATATTCCAGCGTTAAATGATTTATTGCAAGATATTTTGCACGTTCATCATCAAGCAAGGCCTGATATATTCAATGCATCAGGACAAAAATTTTCTGAAACGGAATTAGTGGAACGGCTTAATGATCCCGATAACCCTGTTTTTGTGTATGAGCTTGCGGGGCAAGTTGTCGGTCATCTTTTTTGTGAATTATCAATGCCAACAGGCGATGTGTTAAAGCCAGTCAAAACCCTATTTATTGATGATCTTTGTGTGGCAAGCTCTGCACGAGGGCAAAAAATTGGCGAACAACTTTATCAATTTGCCGTTGATTATGCCAAGCAGCAAGGTTGTTATCATTTAACATTAGATGTTTGGGCGGATAATGTCAGAGCAGTTCAGTTTTATGAGCGTTTGGGAATGAAACCCCAAAAATTGCGTATGGAAAAAATTTTATAA
- a CDS encoding LysR family transcriptional regulator, with translation MYQLDQLKAFVLVCELGSFSAAARRLGKAQSSVSQSIANLEIELNQTLFIRQQNQATLTENGKALLPLAQDLLQQAHFFQQKANALSNGEPHQLRILLEETLITDKLLALFAELAERFPLLNLRIASEDNQRIAEIITQGRADLGICYQQQSHPHLSSQVLGNERLIAVAAKHHPLATQRHISAQTLGQYCQLQHDDQPHYRLSPRQWQCNSYYSLCFLAQQGIGWCIMPAQLLNDEWLNELTVLDLAFDLTTPQYPITLLLSHQHKITPATTFLVQGLQKIY, from the coding sequence ATGTATCAATTAGACCAATTAAAAGCCTTTGTTCTCGTCTGTGAGCTGGGTTCTTTTTCCGCCGCCGCGCGCCGATTAGGCAAGGCACAATCCAGCGTTAGCCAAAGCATTGCTAACCTAGAGATTGAACTCAACCAAACCTTATTTATCCGCCAGCAAAACCAAGCCACCCTGACTGAAAATGGCAAAGCCCTGTTGCCCCTTGCACAAGACCTATTGCAACAAGCCCACTTTTTTCAACAAAAAGCCAACGCCCTCAGCAACGGCGAGCCACACCAATTACGTATCCTATTAGAAGAAACCTTGATAACGGATAAATTACTGGCACTGTTTGCCGAACTTGCCGAACGCTTTCCTTTGCTCAACCTGCGTATCGCAAGCGAAGATAATCAACGCATTGCAGAAATCATCACGCAAGGACGGGCAGATCTTGGCATTTGCTATCAACAACAATCCCACCCTCATTTATCAAGCCAAGTATTGGGCAATGAACGCCTGATTGCTGTCGCCGCCAAACACCATCCATTGGCAACACAACGCCACATTTCCGCCCAAACCTTAGGGCAATATTGCCAATTACAGCACGATGACCAACCCCATTACCGCTTATCGCCACGCCAATGGCAATGCAACAGCTATTACAGCCTCTGCTTTCTCGCGCAACAAGGCATCGGCTGGTGCATTATGCCCGCCCAGTTGCTTAATGATGAATGGTTAAATGAACTGACGGTGCTGGATCTTGCATTTGACCTAACCACACCACAATACCCCATTACGCTGTTGCTTTCCCACCAACATAAAATTACCCCAGCCACCACGTTTTTGGTGCAGGGGTTACAAAAAATTTATTGA
- a CDS encoding GNAT family N-acetyltransferase has protein sequence MQTLTLKPFAKQDYNLAIQSAIRGMHFDWYLAQPWLQRLYGRYFLYLEMNRASHIFAAYQGQQFAGLLLCEMYGAPKAHRCWWQSCYVKGVDWLQKCLFKQGVQGYEQANQAMKADYLRQHQPDGEIIFLAANPQLAVKGVGSFLLQALAEQVKGKTLFLYTDDQCNYTFYEKKGFQRVGERTIELNIHNRQLPLTCLMYSKKFA, from the coding sequence ATGCAAACCTTAACCCTAAAACCCTTTGCCAAACAGGACTATAATCTTGCCATACAATCTGCTATTCGTGGTATGCACTTTGATTGGTATTTGGCACAACCTTGGTTGCAACGTCTTTATGGACGCTATTTTTTATATTTAGAAATGAACCGAGCCAGCCATATTTTTGCCGCCTATCAAGGACAACAATTTGCAGGTTTATTATTATGCGAAATGTATGGCGCACCCAAAGCCCATCGCTGTTGGTGGCAATCTTGTTATGTCAAAGGGGTGGATTGGCTACAAAAATGCCTATTTAAACAAGGCGTTCAAGGTTATGAACAAGCCAATCAAGCGATGAAAGCCGACTATTTACGCCAACACCAACCTGATGGCGAAATTATCTTTCTCGCCGCCAATCCGCAACTTGCGGTAAAAGGTGTTGGCAGTTTTCTGCTCCAAGCCTTAGCGGAACAGGTTAAAGGAAAAACGTTATTTTTATATACCGATGACCAATGCAACTATACTTTTTACGAAAAGAAAGGCTTTCAACGAGTGGGCGAACGCACCATTGAACTTAATATCCATAACCGCCAATTACCTTTAACTTGTTTAATGTATAGCAAAAAGTTTGCATAA
- a CDS encoding type I restriction endonuclease subunit R gives MKINESTIENQAIETLLQLGWQYVHGATVIEGGQHPYRSSTKEVVLLPLLRQAIERLNPQLPNDTVEEVLKTVTQADILSLAERNQQFYQYLKQGVPVHYINPQGEEKHDYVRLIDFQAVANNHLLVINQLEIAGKRGKRIPDLIAFINGLPLIVFEFKNPLDINADLKRAFNQLQTYQQDISDLFVYNQLQIISDGTFARIGSLTADWERFSPWKVVDEKNRSQRILFEDELSGLLNGLMQPDMLLDYIHYFITFERYQDSVIKKSAAYHQFYGVNEAVECTIAANQSHSSKIGVVWHTQGSGKSLSMLFYAGKLIAQPELQNPTIVVVTDRNDLDGQLYATFCNGQELIRGTPIQADGREALRLELAKRESGGVIFTTIQKFALLDTENRHPTLNDRHNIIVISDEAHRSQYGFNAKLNNKNGEYRVGGYAKHLRDALPNAAFIGFTGTPISLEDKDTQEVFGKYVSIYDIHDAVEDGATVPIIYEARQIPLRESAEFIQSVNEAQNIIDEDENSDNFGLREQLMGNDSRLKQLAKDFVNHFETRNTLFDGKAMLVVMSRRICVKLYEEIIALRPAWHSDDIHQGAIKIVMTGSASDPEELQKYVYSSSDKKTLEKRFKNPDDPLKIVIVRDMWLTGFDAPCCHTMYIDKPMQGHNLMQAIARVNRVFHNKSRDNGGLIVDYVGLAEELKAATRQYTNAGGKSEVKTDIETVFQKMLEYIDIIRGQFATPVDGKKIDIAKILTLTDGKELLASIHRAASHILGLDRMTKPNNYSQTVTAEKTPRKNRFLQAIRLVKKGFSLCGALPETQAYQQEIAFYDAVRATIIKSENHSNHSPKERRLQILHLVNQAISSDEVIDLFDLLQQEQPNISLLSEEFLGVVEKSDTPDLWLSSVERYLKSEIRTKAANNLATQKRFEEKLKQAMNQYHNHNLTVMEIIQELVEMAKALQNELTKGASLGLNSAELAFYDALARNDSATKLMGDETLVQLAREVTNTLRKSITIDWQHKESVRAKMRVLIRRILLKYKYPPDLQTEAIEFVLEQAEVVADNLSKED, from the coding sequence ATGAAAATCAACGAATCCACCATTGAAAACCAAGCGATTGAAACCTTGCTGCAACTCGGTTGGCAATACGTTCACGGCGCTACTGTTATTGAGGGCGGTCAACACCCTTATCGCAGTAGCACTAAAGAAGTCGTCCTCTTACCATTATTACGCCAAGCAATCGAACGCCTTAATCCTCAACTACCTAATGATACTGTGGAAGAGGTGCTAAAAACCGTTACTCAAGCAGATATTCTCTCACTAGCTGAACGTAATCAACAATTTTATCAATACCTCAAACAAGGCGTGCCTGTCCATTATATCAATCCACAAGGTGAAGAAAAACACGATTATGTCCGTTTAATTGATTTTCAAGCTGTCGCAAATAATCACTTACTGGTGATTAATCAGTTGGAGATTGCGGGTAAACGTGGCAAACGGATTCCTGATTTAATCGCCTTTATTAACGGTTTACCTCTTATTGTTTTTGAATTTAAAAATCCGCTTGATATTAATGCCGATTTAAAGCGCGCATTTAATCAACTACAAACCTATCAACAAGATATCAGTGATCTCTTTGTTTATAACCAATTACAAATTATCTCTGATGGTACTTTTGCTCGGATCGGCTCACTCACTGCCGATTGGGAACGTTTTTCCCCTTGGAAAGTAGTCGATGAAAAAAATCGCAGCCAACGTATTCTTTTTGAAGATGAATTAAGCGGTTTACTGAACGGTTTAATGCAGCCTGATATGCTGCTAGATTATATCCACTATTTTATTACTTTTGAAAGATATCAGGATTCTGTTATTAAAAAATCAGCCGCCTATCATCAATTTTATGGCGTGAATGAAGCGGTAGAATGTACCATTGCCGCTAACCAAAGCCACAGCTCAAAAATCGGCGTAGTCTGGCATACACAAGGTTCAGGCAAATCCTTATCAATGCTGTTTTATGCTGGAAAATTGATTGCACAACCTGAATTGCAAAATCCAACGATTGTGGTGGTTACCGATCGCAATGATTTAGACGGTCAACTTTATGCGACTTTTTGTAATGGGCAAGAGTTGATTCGAGGTACCCCAATTCAGGCGGACGGTCGTGAGGCGTTGCGTTTGGAATTAGCCAAACGGGAAAGCGGCGGCGTTATTTTTACCACGATTCAAAAGTTTGCTTTATTGGATACAGAAAACCGCCACCCTACCCTAAATGATCGACATAATATTATTGTGATCAGCGATGAAGCTCACCGTTCGCAATATGGTTTCAATGCTAAATTAAATAATAAAAATGGCGAATATCGTGTTGGTGGCTATGCGAAACATTTACGAGATGCGTTGCCTAACGCTGCTTTTATCGGTTTTACCGGTACACCAATCAGCTTAGAAGATAAAGATACCCAAGAAGTATTTGGTAAATATGTTTCCATTTATGATATTCACGATGCGGTCGAGGACGGTGCAACAGTGCCGATTATTTATGAAGCGCGCCAAATTCCGCTTAGAGAAAGTGCTGAATTTATCCAATCGGTGAATGAAGCACAAAATATTATTGATGAGGACGAAAACAGCGACAATTTCGGCTTGCGTGAACAATTAATGGGTAACGACAGCCGTTTAAAACAGTTAGCCAAAGATTTCGTCAATCATTTTGAAACCCGTAATACGTTGTTTGACGGCAAAGCCATGCTGGTGGTTATGAGCCGCCGTATTTGCGTCAAACTCTATGAAGAAATTATTGCCTTACGCCCTGCTTGGCATAGCGACGATATTCATCAAGGCGCCATTAAAATTGTGATGACAGGATCTGCCAGTGATCCTGAAGAACTGCAAAAATATGTCTATTCCAGCTCTGATAAGAAAACCTTAGAAAAACGTTTTAAAAATCCCGATGATCCACTCAAGATAGTGATTGTACGTGATATGTGGCTTACCGGTTTTGATGCCCCTTGTTGTCATACAATGTATATTGATAAGCCGATGCAAGGGCATAATCTAATGCAAGCCATCGCACGGGTTAATCGTGTCTTTCATAATAAAAGCCGTGATAATGGCGGCTTAATTGTGGATTATGTCGGTCTGGCGGAAGAGTTAAAAGCAGCAACCAGACAATACACTAACGCTGGCGGTAAAAGTGAAGTGAAAACCGATATTGAAACGGTTTTCCAAAAAATGTTGGAATACATTGATATCATTCGTGGGCAATTTGCCACGCCTGTTGATGGTAAAAAGATTGATATTGCCAAAATTTTAACGCTAACCGATGGGAAAGAATTATTAGCCAGTATTCACCGAGCTGCCTCACATATTCTCGGTTTGGATCGTATGACTAAACCAAATAATTATTCGCAAACGGTAACAGCAGAAAAAACACCGCGCAAAAATCGCTTTTTACAAGCTATCCGATTGGTAAAAAAAGGCTTTTCGTTATGTGGTGCATTGCCTGAAACCCAAGCGTACCAACAGGAAATCGCTTTTTATGATGCCGTGCGGGCAACCATTATCAAATCAGAAAATCACAGTAATCACAGCCCAAAAGAACGGCGATTACAAATATTACATTTGGTTAATCAAGCGATTTCTTCCGATGAAGTGATTGATCTCTTTGATTTATTGCAACAAGAACAGCCTAATATCAGTTTATTATCAGAGGAATTTTTAGGCGTCGTAGAGAAAAGTGATACGCCTGATTTATGGCTTAGTAGCGTGGAACGCTACTTGAAAAGTGAAATCCGCACTAAAGCTGCTAACAATCTTGCCACACAAAAACGATTTGAAGAAAAATTAAAACAAGCAATGAACCAATACCATAACCACAATTTAACAGTAATGGAAATTATCCAAGAATTAGTGGAGATGGCAAAAGCCTTGCAAAATGAACTCACTAAAGGAGCAAGTTTAGGTCTTAATTCAGCAGAATTGGCGTTTTATGACGCATTAGCCCGTAATGACAGTGCAACAAAACTCATGGGCGATGAAACATTGGTACAGTTAGCTCGAGAAGTAACCAATACATTGCGTAAATCAATTACTATTGACTGGCAACACAAAGAGTCAGTGCGTGCCAAGATGCGTGTATTAATCCGTCGAATTTTATTGAAATATAAATATCCGCCTGATCTCCAAACTGAAGCCATCGAGTTTGTATTAGAACAGGCAGAAGTGGTAGCAGATAATTTGAGCAAAGAGGATTAA
- a CDS encoding restriction endonuclease subunit S, protein MKLDTLKNISALIVDCPHSTPKWTTSGYTVLRNQGIKNGKLILENCSYTDEENFKHRIKRAKPKFGDIVITREAPMGEVCKIPKNLECCLGQRQVLIRPMENIDSDYLLYALLSPKVQNQISWNEGTGSTVSNLRIPVLESLLIPRLGKHNEKKVANILKTLDDKIHLNSQTNQTLEALAQAIFKHWFIDFAPVHAKADALAAGKTAEQAELAAMASISGKTEAEVIKLANSNPQAYQQLQQTAAAFPSEFVESEMGLVPKGWEVKKIDEVIQKIPVGKKYSQKTTIPDGKVPVLDQGKSGIIGYHNDEAGVTASIENPVIVFANHTCYMRLIHFDFSAIQNVFAFKGKKLNIYWLYLATLGKQEFVEYKGHFPDFLIKEVIVPNESLTEVFGKLVKNNFSKIAQNTQENQTLAQARDTLLPKLLSGEIEL, encoded by the coding sequence ATGAAACTAGATACATTAAAAAATATCTCTGCTTTAATTGTGGATTGCCCTCACTCTACACCTAAATGGACTACTTCAGGATACACTGTATTGCGGAATCAAGGAATAAAAAATGGAAAACTTATTTTGGAAAATTGCAGTTATACAGACGAGGAAAATTTCAAGCATAGAATAAAAAGAGCCAAACCAAAATTTGGCGATATTGTTATTACACGAGAAGCCCCTATGGGTGAAGTGTGCAAAATACCTAAAAATTTAGAATGCTGTTTAGGGCAAAGGCAAGTATTAATTAGACCAATGGAAAATATAGATTCTGATTATTTACTTTATGCTTTATTATCACCTAAAGTTCAGAATCAAATTTCTTGGAATGAAGGAACTGGCTCTACTGTTAGTAATTTAAGAATTCCAGTATTAGAAAGTTTATTAATCCCGAGATTAGGAAAACATAATGAGAAAAAAGTAGCAAATATCTTAAAAACATTAGACGACAAAATCCACCTTAACTCCCAAACCAACCAAACCCTAGAAGCCCTGGCTCAAGCAATTTTTAAGCATTGGTTTATTGATTTTGCCCCAGTACACGCCAAAGCCGACGCCCTTGCAGCAGGCAAAACTGCCGAACAAGCAGAGTTGGCGGCAATGGCAAGTATTAGCGGAAAAACGGAAGCTGAAGTCATTAAATTAGCCAACAGCAATCCGCAAGCCTACCAACAACTGCAACAAACCGCCGCCGCTTTCCCAAGTGAGTTTGTGGAAAGTGAGATGGGGTTGGTGCCGAAAGGGTGGGAGGTGAAAAAAATTGATGAAGTTATCCAAAAAATTCCAGTTGGGAAAAAATATAGTCAAAAAACAACAATACCTGACGGCAAAGTTCCTGTATTAGATCAAGGAAAATCAGGAATTATTGGTTATCATAATGATGAAGCAGGGGTAACTGCAAGTATTGAAAATCCTGTGATTGTCTTTGCAAACCATACTTGTTATATGCGGTTAATTCACTTTGATTTTAGTGCTATTCAAAATGTTTTTGCTTTCAAGGGTAAAAAACTAAATATCTATTGGCTTTATTTAGCCACTTTAGGAAAACAGGAATTTGTAGAATATAAAGGACACTTTCCAGATTTTTTAATTAAAGAAGTTATTGTTCCTAATGAAAGTTTAACAGAAGTTTTTGGAAAATTAGTTAAAAATAATTTTTCAAAAATTGCACAAAATACCCAAGAAAACCAAACCCTAGCCCAAGCCCGAGATACCTTATTACCTAAATTATTAAGTGGAGAGATTGAGTTATGA